Below is a genomic region from bacterium.
AGCCACCAGCGCCTGGTCGCCGGTGGTGGCCTGGACGGTGGACGCTCCCGCCCCGCCCGCCCCTTGAGGCGACCTGTTGTCCTGCCCGCTTGACGGGGCCGACCGATGGAGGCCGGCCCCTTTCTTTTTGTGCAACACGGCGTCCCCGCCCGCGGTTGGCCGAGCCTTCCGGAGGAGGGCTTATGGCGAAGAAGGGAGCGGAGCGGGGACGGCCGGGCGGTCGGGGGCCGGATCGGCAGGAGATCCTGCCCGGGATCGAGCGCTGCCGGGTGCGGGGCCGGCGGGGCGAGGACCTCGCGCTGGACTGGCTGACCACGCACGGCTATGAGGTGCTCGAGCAGAACCTGCGGCGCCGCCAGGCGGGCGAAGTGGACCTGGTTGCCCGGCGCGGCGACACCCTGCACGTGGTTGAGGTCAAGTGCGGCCGGGGTCCGCTCGACCTGCTGCTCGAGCGGGTGGACGAGC
It encodes:
- a CDS encoding YraN family protein — translated: MAKKGAERGRPGGRGPDRQEILPGIERCRVRGRRGEDLALDWLTTHGYEVLEQNLRRRQAGEVDLVARRGDTLHVVEVKCGRGPLDLLLERVDERKIRLLLKTLVKAGWLDEAQRYRAVQVDLLLVELREPAPRLTLVADVCPPELQWAGGADG